In Corynebacterium aquatimens, one genomic interval encodes:
- the ctaC gene encoding aa3-type cytochrome oxidase subunit II, producing the protein MDKAKKIGVAGLLALSGFGLAGCEVEAPSAVSRLLDMGWPDPVTPEAHSMYNFWVWVWVAAWTIGIIMWAIFLYAVFAWNGKRREKQGKGEFPKQLQYNVPLELVLTIIPIVIVMSLFFFTVQAQTKVVALDKDPKVTVDVTGFQWNWKFGYAQVAAELSPTGSDYNGEDTELTKLMAETKYDDEGMKNPNPIHGKSMSDVSYLNYNQIETLGSTEEIPVLVLPTETPIEFRLASSDVSHAFWVPEFLFKRDVYAHPENNQQEPRFQIERIEKPGAYVGRCAEMCGTYHAMMNFEVRAVTPDQFREYMKFRNDNPDAPNSEALRHIGEAPYATTTYPFNSDRTGTRAGNPGVDTNEFAN; encoded by the coding sequence GTGGATAAGGCCAAGAAGATCGGTGTCGCTGGGCTACTAGCCCTCAGCGGTTTCGGGCTTGCTGGATGTGAGGTAGAAGCACCGTCGGCTGTCTCGCGACTCTTGGACATGGGATGGCCGGACCCGGTGACCCCGGAAGCACACTCGATGTACAACTTCTGGGTGTGGGTCTGGGTCGCAGCCTGGACTATCGGCATCATCATGTGGGCAATCTTCCTCTACGCGGTCTTCGCGTGGAACGGGAAGCGCCGCGAGAAGCAGGGCAAGGGTGAATTCCCGAAGCAGCTGCAGTACAACGTCCCGCTGGAGCTGGTCCTCACCATCATCCCGATCGTCATCGTGATGAGCTTGTTCTTCTTCACCGTTCAGGCACAGACCAAGGTTGTTGCCCTGGACAAGGACCCGAAGGTCACCGTGGACGTGACCGGTTTCCAGTGGAACTGGAAGTTCGGTTACGCACAGGTTGCCGCGGAGCTGTCCCCGACGGGCTCCGACTACAACGGTGAGGACACCGAGCTGACCAAGCTCATGGCTGAGACCAAGTATGACGATGAGGGAATGAAGAACCCGAACCCGATTCACGGCAAGTCCATGAGTGACGTTTCCTACCTGAACTACAACCAGATTGAGACCCTGGGTTCCACCGAGGAGATCCCGGTTCTGGTTCTGCCGACCGAGACCCCAATCGAGTTCCGCCTCGCATCCAGCGACGTGTCCCACGCCTTCTGGGTTCCGGAGTTCCTCTTCAAGCGCGACGTCTACGCTCATCCGGAGAACAACCAGCAGGAGCCACGCTTCCAGATTGAGCGGATTGAGAAGCCGGGCGCGTACGTCGGCCGCTGTGCTGAAATGTGCGGTACCTACCACGCGATGATGAACTTTGAGGTTCGCGCGGTGACCCCGGATCAGTTCCGCGAGTACATGAAGTTCCGCAACGACAACCCGGATGCGCCGAACTCTGAAGCTCTCCGCCACATCGGCGAGGCGCCGTACGCAACCACGACTTACCCGTTCAACTCGGACCGCACCGGTACCCGCGCTGGTAACCCCGGCGTGGACACCAACGAGTTCGCCAACTAA
- the ctaF gene encoding aa3-type cytochrome oxidase subunit IV yields MGIGSKVFYGIGTFLIVMAVFYAFATNFVADDAYQFGYEWAGGVGLILATAFSFMMGGYLHFTESRTDVLPEDWEEAEVEDGAGVLGFFSPSSIWPLAMTGAIVLMAFGIAFWQLWLLAVGAVLLIWATTMLNLQYGIPKEKH; encoded by the coding sequence ATGGGAATCGGATCTAAAGTCTTTTACGGTATCGGCACGTTCCTTATCGTCATGGCGGTGTTCTACGCATTTGCCACGAACTTCGTCGCGGATGACGCATACCAGTTTGGCTACGAGTGGGCCGGTGGCGTGGGCCTGATCCTGGCTACTGCGTTCTCCTTCATGATGGGTGGCTACCTCCACTTCACGGAATCCCGCACGGACGTTCTGCCTGAGGACTGGGAAGAGGCCGAAGTTGAAGACGGCGCAGGCGTGCTGGGCTTCTTCTCCCCGAGCTCCATCTGGCCGCTGGCCATGACCGGTGCGATTGTCCTGATGGCCTTCGGCATCGCCTTCTGGCAGCTCTGGCTCTTGGCCGTGGGTGCAGTCCTTCTGATCTGGGCAACCACCATGCTCAACCTTCAGTACGGAATCCCGAAGGAAAAGCACTAG
- the ctaE gene encoding aa3-type cytochrome oxidase subunit III, which produces MTTAISNPNPGADAFRAGHERLPALNRPNMVSVGTIAFLAQELMFFAGLFAMYFTSRANGMSAGDWDSQTAHLNVAFGVIITLVLLTSSVTSQLGVFAAEKGDVFGLRKWFAVTIGLGVVFLGLVAYEWTEMVMHGVTIQSSVYGSVFYIITGFHMAHVTAGIIAFVVVLLRIAKSKFTPAQATAAMVTSYYWHFVDVVWIGVFTTLYLVQ; this is translated from the coding sequence GTGACGACTGCAATTTCTAACCCCAACCCAGGCGCCGACGCGTTCAGGGCGGGCCACGAACGTCTTCCCGCGCTCAACCGGCCAAACATGGTCAGCGTGGGCACGATCGCGTTCCTGGCTCAGGAGCTCATGTTCTTTGCTGGCTTGTTCGCGATGTACTTCACGTCTCGCGCTAACGGTATGTCGGCAGGGGACTGGGACAGCCAGACCGCCCACCTCAACGTTGCCTTCGGCGTAATCATTACCCTCGTGCTGCTGACCTCCTCCGTAACGTCGCAGCTTGGTGTCTTCGCTGCAGAAAAGGGCGACGTGTTCGGGCTGCGCAAGTGGTTCGCTGTCACGATCGGCCTCGGCGTGGTCTTCCTTGGACTCGTTGCATACGAGTGGACGGAAATGGTCATGCACGGCGTGACGATCCAGTCGAGCGTGTACGGCTCGGTGTTCTACATCATCACCGGCTTCCACATGGCTCACGTCACTGCCGGCATCATCGCCTTCGTTGTGGTGTTGCTGCGCATTGCCAAGTCCAAGTTCACCCCGGCGCAGGCAACTGCCGCAATGGTGACCTCGTACTACTGGCACTTCGTTGACGTTGTCTGGATCGGCGTGTTCACCACGCTGTACCTGGTCCAGTAG
- the qcrC gene encoding cytochrome bc1 complex diheme cytochrome c subunit, producing the protein MKQTQNKGRRARKMRRSLAGALALLFALSGAGLLATALTPDAQVATAQRDDQALIQTGKTLYDKACVTCHGANLQGVKDRGPSLIGTGEGAVYFQVHSGRMPMMSNDAQAERKKPRYTEAQSLALAAYVAANGGGPDLVRNEDGTLAMENLRGKNYENNGNKIDPADVARGSELFRLNCASCHNFTGRGGALSSGKYAPVLDPANEQEIYQAMLTGPQNMPKFSDRQLTAEEKKDIIAFIKSSKETPSPSGYALGGLGPVSEGLAMWIFGVTMIACAAMWIGSRQ; encoded by the coding sequence ATGAAACAAACGCAGAATAAAGGGCGAAGGGCACGCAAGATGCGCCGCTCCCTTGCTGGGGCGCTGGCCTTGCTCTTCGCACTCTCCGGTGCCGGTCTTCTCGCGACTGCTCTGACACCTGACGCTCAGGTGGCTACCGCGCAGCGCGATGACCAAGCGCTGATTCAAACGGGTAAGACCCTCTACGACAAGGCCTGTGTCACCTGCCACGGTGCGAACCTTCAGGGTGTGAAGGACCGCGGTCCGTCCCTGATTGGTACAGGCGAGGGTGCCGTGTACTTCCAGGTTCACTCTGGCCGTATGCCGATGATGTCTAACGATGCTCAGGCGGAGCGTAAGAAGCCGCGCTACACCGAGGCTCAGTCGCTGGCTCTCGCTGCATACGTTGCCGCTAACGGTGGTGGCCCGGACTTGGTCCGCAACGAGGACGGCACTTTGGCTATGGAGAACCTCCGCGGTAAGAACTACGAGAACAACGGCAACAAGATTGACCCGGCCGACGTGGCCCGTGGTTCCGAGCTGTTCCGTTTGAACTGCGCATCCTGCCACAACTTCACCGGTCGTGGTGGCGCGCTGTCTTCCGGTAAGTACGCACCGGTTCTGGACCCTGCGAACGAGCAGGAGATCTACCAGGCGATGCTGACCGGCCCGCAGAACATGCCTAAGTTCTCTGACCGCCAGCTGACTGCGGAAGAGAAGAAGGACATCATCGCCTTCATCAAGTCGTCTAAGGAGACCCCGAGCCCGTCCGGTTACGCACTGGGTGGCCTTGGCCCGGTTTCTGAAGGTTTGGCAATGTGGATCTTCGGCGTCACGATGATCGCTTGCGCCGCTATGTGGATTGGATCGCGTCAATGA
- the qcrA gene encoding cytochrome bc1 complex Rieske iron-sulfur subunit, which produces MSNEVKKTYTDAELDKMSNAELAALGTELDDVTVAYRKERFPLENDPQEKRAAAGINTWLAISLLAGIAFLGIYIFWPWQPKFHGDEGLWIFSLYTPLLGLTSGLAFIALGVAIVQYVKKFIPEEISVQRRHDGRSSELDRRTTTALLNDAWETSTFGRRKAMQGLLGGAGLFAGLMLIAPMGGLIKNPWKPRHAMDYHGDGTLWTQGWSMLRDNPGLKIYLGRDTGAVAEAHTNERGAKHYTTQGVSRLVRMRPEDLAAASMETIFPLLEEDVNDGDKYDPTRDVYEEHMHSLHGPRNPVMLIRLRSQDAARATERQGQEDFHYGDFYAYSKICTHIGCPTSLYEAQTNRILCPCHQSQFDALAYGRPVFGPAARALPQLPITVDEEGYLIAKGDFIEPVGPAFWERKS; this is translated from the coding sequence ATGAGTAATGAAGTAAAGAAGACATACACTGACGCCGAGCTGGACAAGATGAGCAATGCCGAGCTGGCTGCTCTGGGTACCGAGCTCGATGACGTTACGGTTGCATACCGTAAAGAGCGCTTCCCGCTAGAGAACGATCCGCAGGAAAAGCGCGCTGCTGCTGGAATCAACACTTGGCTAGCTATCTCGCTGCTCGCGGGAATCGCATTCCTGGGCATCTACATCTTCTGGCCATGGCAGCCGAAGTTCCACGGCGATGAGGGCCTGTGGATCTTCTCCCTCTACACTCCGCTGCTCGGTCTGACGTCGGGCCTTGCCTTCATCGCCCTGGGTGTCGCGATCGTCCAGTACGTGAAGAAGTTCATCCCCGAGGAGATTTCGGTTCAGCGTCGTCACGACGGTCGCTCCTCGGAGCTGGACCGCCGCACCACGACCGCACTGCTGAACGACGCGTGGGAGACGTCCACCTTCGGTCGTCGTAAAGCCATGCAGGGCCTTCTCGGCGGCGCGGGTCTCTTCGCCGGCCTGATGCTGATTGCCCCGATGGGTGGTCTGATCAAGAACCCGTGGAAGCCGCGCCACGCAATGGACTACCACGGCGACGGCACCCTGTGGACGCAGGGCTGGTCCATGCTTCGCGACAACCCGGGCCTGAAGATTTACCTGGGCCGCGACACCGGTGCGGTTGCTGAGGCTCACACGAATGAGCGTGGCGCTAAGCACTACACGACCCAGGGCGTGTCGCGCCTCGTGCGTATGCGTCCAGAGGACTTGGCTGCGGCGTCGATGGAGACGATCTTCCCGCTGCTGGAAGAGGACGTCAACGACGGCGACAAGTACGACCCGACGCGCGATGTCTACGAGGAGCACATGCACTCGCTGCACGGTCCGCGTAACCCTGTCATGCTGATCCGCCTACGTTCGCAGGATGCAGCGCGCGCTACCGAGCGCCAGGGTCAAGAGGACTTCCACTACGGCGACTTCTACGCCTACTCGAAGATCTGCACGCACATCGGCTGCCCGACGTCTTTGTACGAAGCGCAGACGAACCGCATCCTGTGCCCGTGCCACCAGTCGCAGTTTGACGCACTGGCTTACGGGCGCCCCGTGTTCGGTCCGGCTGCACGCGCTCTGCCGCAGCTGCCGATCACGGTCGACGAAGAAGGTTATCTCATTGCCAAGGGCGACTTCATCGAGCCCGTTGGCCCGGCATTCTGGGAGCGTAAGTCCTAA